In the genome of Brienomyrus brachyistius isolate T26 chromosome 17, BBRACH_0.4, whole genome shotgun sequence, one region contains:
- the LOC125711698 gene encoding odorant receptor 131-2-like, producing the protein MALNNTTLHSDVINSSVRLINEKVLIVQVLVMVFLYINSLLIFTFFKKETFYTNTRYIFFAHTLICDCVFLFMSDLLLVMSYFRILMPAGLCVIICVVMIILTFATPLTLTAMSVERYVAICMPLRHAEISTPHRALYGILVIHAFSILQSFVVLPIFVVSVPLSFYITDRICSVEMLIVNSWQSHLKSAASQFYFLIMSSTIIFTYIKILKAAKIASTDTKKKSTSKCLKTVILHGFQLVLSLFQLWCPFIEMAVLQIGNLELFVTIRYLDYLAFILAPKCLNPLIYGLRDDHFYIVLKNYAFCGLINKISPAFTEK; encoded by the coding sequence ATGGCTTTGAACAATACAACACTGCATTCAGATGTCATCAACTCTTCTGTAAGACTAATCAACGAGAAAGTACTAATAGTGCAAGTGTTAGTGATGGTCTTCCTCTATATCAACTCTCTCCTCATTTTCACCTTCTTCAAAAAGGAAACCTTCTACACCAACACACGTTACATTTTCTTTGCTCACACCCTGATTTGTGACTGTGTTTTCCTTTTCATGTCTGAccttttgcttgtaatgagcTACTTCCGAATCCTAATGCCTGCCGGACTGTGTGTCATTATCTGCGTGGTAATGATCATTCTGACTTTTGCTACACCGCTCACCCTGACGGCTATGAGTGTGGAGCGCTACGTGGCCATCTGTATGCCTCTGAGACATGCTGAGATCTCTACTCCTCATCGAGCTCTGTACGGCATCCTGGTCATCCACGCTTTCAGTATCCTCCAGTCATTTGTTGTTCTTCCAATCTTTGTAGTCTCAGTCCCACTCAGCTTCTACATCACGGACAGGATTTGCAGCGTGGAAATGCTCATAGTGAACAGCTGGCAAAGTCACCTCAAGTCTGCAGCCTCGCAGTTCTACTTTCTCATCATGAGCAGCACCATCATCTTCACCTACATCAAAATCTTGAAGGCTGCAAAAATTGCCTCGACGGATACGAAGAAGAAATCCACCTCCAAGTGCCTCAAAACTGTTATTCTTCACGGTTTTCAGCTTGTGCTCAGCTTGTTCCAGCTATGGTGCCCTTTCATAGAAATGGCTGTGCTTCAAATCGGAAATCTCGAACTGTTTGTGACCAtcagatatttagattatcTTGCTTTCATTCTCGCACCTAAATGTCTTAACCCCCTGATATATGGTTTACGGGATGATCACTTTTACATTGTTTTGAAAAACTATGCTTTTTGTGGGTTAATTAACAAAATATCCCCTGCCTTTACTGAGAAATAG